A stretch of the Papaver somniferum cultivar HN1 chromosome 6, ASM357369v1, whole genome shotgun sequence genome encodes the following:
- the LOC113286743 gene encoding cytochrome c oxidase subunit 6b-3-like yields the protein MAEVTKEKILSLAQQYALPGNEDKPEVAEESSDEEDVADETPELKLETAPVDFRFPTTNQSRHCFTRYIEHHRCVAAKGEGASECEKFAKYYRSLCPGEWVDRWNEQRQNGNFPGPL from the exons ATGGCAGAAGTTACTAAAGAGAAAATCTTAAGCCTAGCTCAG CAATATGCATTGCCTGGGAATGAGGACAAACCTGAAGTAGCAGAAGAAtcaagtgatgaagaagatgttgcAGATGAAACACCAGAGCTAAAG CTTGAGACAGCACCTGTAGATTTTCGGTTTCCGACTACAAATCAATCAAGACATTGCTTCACCCGCTACATCGAACATCATAG GTGTGTTGCAGCTAAAGGGGAGGGTGCTTCTGAGTGTGAAAAATTCGCAAAATATTATCGATCACTTTGCCCTGGTGAATGG GTAGATAGATGGAATGAGCAAAGGCAGAATGGAAACTTTCCTGGTCCGTTGTAG
- the LOC113286741 gene encoding WEB family protein At5g16730, chloroplastic-like isoform X2: MQGNCVQELVNELKMMKQQLDAAEEDKARVIDELREMKRVSNEANMRLSEVLSSQKTQKQQDSSLVSELEQVSILSAKKRDEAWQLELEAVQKQHTLDVEALSQDLIMVKKQLVAAVEATEEARNAANANEMKVKELSDALNLVKEELDDSSEDLEIREKNIESLKLQLERMRLKEAEFEEKEAILEKLRSEFNNAKEVESHTKELLCESQIRVHQVEGEMAKAKEEERKLADLVDCQKKELEEAKNEVISLQKKVLNLEDLVAETRRDVEMTHKDLETAMFDSDTMKEKVETLKSKLHVAKEELVHAKEGQELASSKADRLEEELDKLRQEKTTFRSELKLATEAEEKSRTAMDELAFVVIQVSKENNETKEKLSNTQSELKDAREEVESLKKVLKNTEDMFQGMLDEVKKERDRLKDEAERLKIEADESIWSCNERELGFVNCIKRAEEESNALKREKIKLAESTKAAESIALKTRDENCKLRDILKQAINESTVAKEGAEIARAENTNLKDVLLEKDYILQSLAKENEALRIKEAAAHENIRELKRLLNSSASSTMETKTTEEKQHLGEVLKERK, from the exons ATGCAGGGGAATTGTGTACAAGAACTAGTGAATGAATTAAAGATGATGAAACAACAATTAGATGCAGCAGAAGAAGATAAAGCTCGAGTTATCGACGAATTGCGAGAAATGAAAAGGGTATCAAATGAAGCTAATATGAGATTAAGCGAGGTTTTATCTTcacaaaaaacacaaaaacagcaGGATTCTTCGTTAGTTAGTGAATTAGAACAAGTTAGTATTCTTTCAGCTAAGAAAAGAGATGAAGCTTGGCAGCTCGAACTCGAAGCGGTTCAGAAACAACATACATTAGACGTTGAAGCGCTTTCGCAGGACCTTATAATGGTTAAGAAACAATTGGTTGCAGCAGTTGAAGCCACGGAGGAAGCGCGGAATGCGGCGAATGCTAATGAAATGAAAGTTAAGGAATTATCTGACGCGCTTAATTTGGTGAAGGAGGAATTGGATGATTCGAGCGAGGATTTGGAAATCCGGGAGAAGAACATTGAGTCCCTTAAGTTGCAGTTGGAAAGAATGAGGCTAAAAGAAGCGGAGTTCGAAGAAAAAGAAGCAATTTTAGAGAAGCTTAGATCGGAATTTAATAACGCGAAAGAAGTAGAATCTCATACTAAGGAGTTATTATGTGAAAGCCAGATAAGAGTGCATCAAGTTGAGGGTGAAATGGCGAAAGCCAAGGAGGAGGAGCGAAAATTGGCAGACTTGGTGGATTGTCAGAAGAAAGAGCTGGAGGAAGCTAAGAATGAGGTTATTTCTCTTCAGAAGAAAGTTTTGAATTTGGAAGATTTGGTTGCGGAAACTAGAAGAGATGTTGAGATGACGCACAAGGATCTTGAGACGGCGATGTTTGATTCAGATACTATGAAAGAAAAAGTTGAAACTCTCAAGTCTAAGCTTCACGTTGCGAAAGAGGAACTTGTTCATGCTAAGGAGGGTCAAGAACTTGCATCATCTAAGGCAGACAGATTGGAGGAAGAACTGGATAAGTTACGTCAGGAGAAAACTACGTTCCGAAGTGAGTTGAAGTTAGCTACTGAAGCAGAAGAGAAAAGCAGGACGGCGATGGATGAACTTGCATTTGTTGTGATTCAAGTTTCAAAAGAAAACAATGAAACCAAGGAGAAGCTCAGCAATACACAATCTGAGCTTAAAGATGCAAGAGAAGAAGTCGAAAGCTTAAAGAAGGTGTTGAAGAATACTGAGGATATGTTTCAGGGGATGTTGGATGAAGTAAAGAAGGAAAGAGACAGGCTTAAAGATGAAGCTGAGAGGCTGAAAATTGAAGCTGACGAATCGATATGGTCGTGTAATGAAAGAGAACTCGGGTTTGTCAATTGCATCAAAAGGGCTGAAGAGGAGAGTAATGctttaaaaagagagaaaattaaACTGGCAGAATCAACGAAAGCCGCGGAAAGTATAGCTTTAAAAACAAGAGATGAGAATTGCAAGCTGAGGGACATACTAAAACAAGCCATAAATGAGTCGACAGTTGCAAAAGAAGGTGCAGAGATTGCTCGAGCCGAAAACACCAATTTAAAAGACGTACTATTGGAGAAAGATTATATCTTGCAGAGTCTTGCTAAAGAAAACGAGGCCCTTAGAATCAAGGAAGCTGCAGCACATGAGAATATCAGGGAGTTGAAGAGGTTGTTAAACTCTTCTGCATCATCGACAATGGAAACGAAGACGACTGAGGAGAAACAACATCTTGGAGAAGTACTGAAAGAA AGGAAGTGA
- the LOC113286742 gene encoding uncharacterized protein LOC113286742, with protein MQAQALSHHHNPLAGIATFSPKSANIRKRCNSTVRMALKADGPSIAVVGVTGAVGQEFLSVLSDRDFPYRSIKMLASKRSAGKHQEFEGKDYVIEELTHESFDGVDIALFSAGGSISKEFGPAAAARGSIVIDNSSAFRMDANVPLVIPEVNPDAMSHIKLGSGKGALIANPNCSTIICLMAATPLHRHAKVVRMVVSTYQAASGAGAAAMEELELQTREVLQGKEPTCKIFSQQYAFNLFSHNAPITSNGYNEEEMKLVKETRKIWNDNDVKVTATCIRVPVMRAHAESVNLQFESPLDEDTAKEILQKAAGVVVIDNRSANHFPTPLEVSNKDDVAVGRIRRDISLDGNQGLDIFVCGDQIRKGAALNAIQIAELLL; from the exons ATGCAAGCTCAAGCACTAAGCCACCATCACAATCCTCTTGCTGGGATTGCCACTTTTTCTCCCAAATCAGCAAACATTAGAAAGAGATGTAACTCCACTGTAAGAATGGCACTCAAGGCAGATGGTCCATCCATAGCTGTCGTGGGTGTTACTGGTGCTGTTGGACAAGAGTTTTTGAGCGTTCTCTCCGATCGTGACTTCCCTTACAGAAGTATTAAAATGCTTGCTAGTAAAAGATCTGCAGGAAAACACCAAGAATTTGAGGGGAAAGATTATGTTATCGAAGAGTTGACTCATGAGAGCTTTGATGGTGTTGATATTGCATTGTTTAGTGCTGGAGGATCAATAAGTAAAGAATTTGGACCTGCTGCAGCTGCACGTGGTTCGATTGTTATTGACAACAGCTCTGCATTTAGGATGGATGCAAACGTCCCACTTGTTATCCCAGAGGTTAATCCAGATGCCATGTCTCACATTAAACTTGGATCTGGCAAAGGAGCTCTTATTGCCAATCCAAACTGTTCCACCATTATCTGTTTAATGGCAGCAACACCTCTACATCGCCATGCCAAG GTAGTGCGAATGGTTGTTAGCACATATCAAGCAGCTAGTGGTGCAGGTGCGGCCGCAATGGAGGAGCTTGAACTACAGACTCGTGAG GTCCTGCAAGGAAAGGAACCTACCTGTAAAATTTTCAGTCAGCAG TATGCTTTTAATCTGTTTTCACACAATGCACCTATTACATCAAATGGGTATAATGAAGAGGAAATGAAATTGGTTAAGGAGACTAGAAAAATATGG AATGACAATGATGTCAAGGTGACAGCCACTTGTATACGAGTTCCTGTGATGCGTGCCCATGCTGAGAGTGTTAATCTTCAATTTGAAAGCCCACTTGATGAGGATACGGCAAAGGAAATTCTCCAAAAAGCTGCTGGTGTTGTTGTTATTGATAACCGATCCGCTAATCACTTTCCTACTCCGCTAGAG GtatcaaacaaagatgatgttgcAGTTGGAAGAATACGACGAGACATTTCTCTAGATGGAAATCAAGG GCTGGATATATTTGTCTGTGGGGATCAAATTCGTAAAGGAGCTGCTCTCAACGCAATACAGATCGCAGAGTTACTTCTGTAA
- the LOC113286741 gene encoding WEB family protein At5g16730, chloroplastic-like isoform X1: MQGNCVQELVNELKMMKQQLDAAEEDKARVIDELREMKRVSNEANMRLSEVLSSQKTQKQQDSSLVSELEQVSILSAKKRDEAWQLELEAVQKQHTLDVEALSQDLIMVKKQLVAAVEATEEARNAANANEMKVKELSDALNLVKEELDDSSEDLEIREKNIESLKLQLERMRLKEAEFEEKEAILEKLRSEFNNAKEVESHTKELLCESQIRVHQVEGEMAKAKEEERKLADLVDCQKKELEEAKNEVISLQKKVLNLEDLVAETRRDVEMTHKDLETAMFDSDTMKEKVETLKSKLHVAKEELVHAKEGQELASSKADRLEEELDKLRQEKTTFRSELKLATEAEEKSRTAMDELAFVVIQVSKENNETKEKLSNTQSELKDAREEVESLKKVLKNTEDMFQGMLDEVKKERDRLKDEAERLKIEADESIWSCNERELGFVNCIKRAEEESNALKREKIKLAESTKAAESIALKTRDENCKLRDILKQAINESTVAKEGAEIARAENTNLKDVLLEKDYILQSLAKENEALRIKEAAAHENIRELKRLLNSSASSTMETKTTEEKQHLGEVLKEVQNSNSVLKEHSYSKKLTEVLSVKLEEVKVPHSNYHKTTMDVEEDPEKEEMLKGSIFDMADSPVAPPNHNNHHKTPPLKTPPSRTPSSTFVDDGEMLTLEDLENLDGSQLDDMDGDRSSQRKKKALLWRFGDLIRKTSFHRREPSIGQVLVSLAS; encoded by the coding sequence ATGCAGGGGAATTGTGTACAAGAACTAGTGAATGAATTAAAGATGATGAAACAACAATTAGATGCAGCAGAAGAAGATAAAGCTCGAGTTATCGACGAATTGCGAGAAATGAAAAGGGTATCAAATGAAGCTAATATGAGATTAAGCGAGGTTTTATCTTcacaaaaaacacaaaaacagcaGGATTCTTCGTTAGTTAGTGAATTAGAACAAGTTAGTATTCTTTCAGCTAAGAAAAGAGATGAAGCTTGGCAGCTCGAACTCGAAGCGGTTCAGAAACAACATACATTAGACGTTGAAGCGCTTTCGCAGGACCTTATAATGGTTAAGAAACAATTGGTTGCAGCAGTTGAAGCCACGGAGGAAGCGCGGAATGCGGCGAATGCTAATGAAATGAAAGTTAAGGAATTATCTGACGCGCTTAATTTGGTGAAGGAGGAATTGGATGATTCGAGCGAGGATTTGGAAATCCGGGAGAAGAACATTGAGTCCCTTAAGTTGCAGTTGGAAAGAATGAGGCTAAAAGAAGCGGAGTTCGAAGAAAAAGAAGCAATTTTAGAGAAGCTTAGATCGGAATTTAATAACGCGAAAGAAGTAGAATCTCATACTAAGGAGTTATTATGTGAAAGCCAGATAAGAGTGCATCAAGTTGAGGGTGAAATGGCGAAAGCCAAGGAGGAGGAGCGAAAATTGGCAGACTTGGTGGATTGTCAGAAGAAAGAGCTGGAGGAAGCTAAGAATGAGGTTATTTCTCTTCAGAAGAAAGTTTTGAATTTGGAAGATTTGGTTGCGGAAACTAGAAGAGATGTTGAGATGACGCACAAGGATCTTGAGACGGCGATGTTTGATTCAGATACTATGAAAGAAAAAGTTGAAACTCTCAAGTCTAAGCTTCACGTTGCGAAAGAGGAACTTGTTCATGCTAAGGAGGGTCAAGAACTTGCATCATCTAAGGCAGACAGATTGGAGGAAGAACTGGATAAGTTACGTCAGGAGAAAACTACGTTCCGAAGTGAGTTGAAGTTAGCTACTGAAGCAGAAGAGAAAAGCAGGACGGCGATGGATGAACTTGCATTTGTTGTGATTCAAGTTTCAAAAGAAAACAATGAAACCAAGGAGAAGCTCAGCAATACACAATCTGAGCTTAAAGATGCAAGAGAAGAAGTCGAAAGCTTAAAGAAGGTGTTGAAGAATACTGAGGATATGTTTCAGGGGATGTTGGATGAAGTAAAGAAGGAAAGAGACAGGCTTAAAGATGAAGCTGAGAGGCTGAAAATTGAAGCTGACGAATCGATATGGTCGTGTAATGAAAGAGAACTCGGGTTTGTCAATTGCATCAAAAGGGCTGAAGAGGAGAGTAATGctttaaaaagagagaaaattaaACTGGCAGAATCAACGAAAGCCGCGGAAAGTATAGCTTTAAAAACAAGAGATGAGAATTGCAAGCTGAGGGACATACTAAAACAAGCCATAAATGAGTCGACAGTTGCAAAAGAAGGTGCAGAGATTGCTCGAGCCGAAAACACCAATTTAAAAGACGTACTATTGGAGAAAGATTATATCTTGCAGAGTCTTGCTAAAGAAAACGAGGCCCTTAGAATCAAGGAAGCTGCAGCACATGAGAATATCAGGGAGTTGAAGAGGTTGTTAAACTCTTCTGCATCATCGACAATGGAAACGAAGACGACTGAGGAGAAACAACATCTTGGAGAAGTACTGAAAGAAgtacaaaactcaaactctgtccTTAAGGAACATTCATATAGTAAGAAACTAACTGAAGTTCTTTCTGTGAAACTAGAGGAAGTGAAAGTCCCACATAGCAACTACCACAAGACCACCATGGATGTAGAAGAGGACCCTGAAAAGGAAGAAATGCTCAAAGGTTCGATATTCGACATGGCGGATTCACCAGTTGCACCACCAAACCATAACAACCACCATAAAACGCCACCTTTGAAAACACCACCTTCGAGAACACCATCTTCGACTTTTGTGGATGATGGAGAAATGTTAACCCTGGAAGATTTAGAGAATCTAGATGGGAGTCAACTGGATGATATGGATGGGGATAGGAGCTCGCAGAGAAAGAAGAAAGCGTTGTTATGGCGATTTGGTGATCTTATTAGGAAAACTAGCTTCCACAGGAGGGAACCATCTATTGGTCAAGTGCTTGTAAGTTTAGCTAGCTAG